A window of the Aspergillus flavus chromosome 6, complete sequence genome harbors these coding sequences:
- a CDS encoding putative MFS multidrug transporter, protein MTHSALVETRFPTPVAMGLSRPSPHSSSGETICSTDVDVERKDALPTQEIEYLYLELETPLPTPQITLPPGPNQSPAPECPDMKQYISPFLWPKWRKTMMTWISCGVTALAGYSAGEVSPASTELTAKWGISGVVYNLSITIFCIGFALAPMVLAPFSELNGRRPIFVVSGVVFTACILACGGTHLFAGLLVARFFQGVGASTFSTMVGGVISDIYHAEDRNTPMALFSGAALFGTGLAPLLCSVIVYHTTWRWIYYSHAIVSAVFVVIIFFFFKETRGSVILSRKAQALNKYYEALEDAGHFGVIMADESGEKQLTKRIRWKVKSDEQRASLGQMISISLYRPFHMLFTEPVVFFFSLWAAFSWAVLYLQFGSVPLIFQTNHGFNVEQSGAVFTSMCVAVIIATLISIYQERVVSRFVKLPNTPEKRLYFACVQAVLMPAGLFWFGWSSYPSVHWIAPALAVGCATMGILSIYLAVFNYLADTYHRFASSAIAAQSCCRNLLGGVFPLVTHALFTNLGYPAASSLLGGIGAALTLVPWVLSFYGAKIRAKSKLASELAH, encoded by the exons ATGACACATTCAGCCCTGGTAGAAACACGATTTCCTACACCTGTAGCCATGGGACTGTCACGCCCCAGTCCTCATTCGAGCTCCGGCGAAACCATCTGTTCTACAGATGTCGACGTCGAACGCAAAGATGCCCTCCCAACACAGGAAATCGAATATCTTTATCTCGAGCTCGAAACGCCGCTACCGACGCCGCAGATCACATTGCCGCCCGGCCCTAACCAGTCCCCCGCGCCAGAATGTCCCGATATGAAGCAATACATTTCCCCGTTTCTCTGGCCCAAATGGAGAAAAACGATGATGACCTGGATTTCGTGCGGTGTGACTGCCCTCGCTGGTTATTCGGCAGGTGAAGTTAGTCCGGCCTCGACGGAGCTAACAGCGAAATGGGGCATAAGTGGTGTGGTATACAATTTGAGTATCACCATCTTTTGTATAGGGTTTGCCTTGGCACCCATGGTTTTGGCTCCGTTTTCGGAGCTCAATGGAAGACGGCCGATTTTCGTTGTTAGTGGTGTCGTTTTCACAG CATGTATTCTCGCTTGTGGTGGAACGCATCTGTTTGCGGGACTGCTCGTAGCGAGATTCTTCCAAGGCGTTGGCGCGT CGACATTCTCAACCATGGTTGGTGGTGTCATCAGTGACATTTACCATGCGGAGGATCGCAACACTCCCATGGCTCTTTTCTCGGGTGCTGCACTGTTCGGTACTGGTCTTGCGCCATTATTGTGCAGCGTAATCGTCTATCATACTACATGGCGCTGGATCTACTACTCGCATGCGATCGTGTCGGCTGTCTTCGTTGTtatcatcttctttttcttcaaagaaaccCGTGGCAGCGTCATTCTTAGTCGCAAAGCGCAAGCACTGAACAAATACTACGAGGCGCTTGAAGATGCAGGTCATTTCGGCGTAATTATGGCGGATGAGTCTGGAGAGAAGCAGCTTACAAAACGAATCCGTTGGAAGGTCAAGAGCGATGAGCAACGAGCGTCTCTTGGACAAATgatctccatctccctctATCGGCCTTTTC ACATGCTTTTCACTGAACCggtggttttcttcttctccctttggGCGGCTTTCAGCTGGGCCGTGCTGTATCTCCAGTTCGGCTCCGTCCCGTTAATCTTCCAGACGAACCATGGTTTCAACGTTGAACAATCAGGCGCTGTTTTCACAT CAATGTGTGTCGCCGTGATCATCGCCACCCTCATCAGTATCTACCAGGAAAGAGTCGTCAGCCGATTCGTGAAGCTTCCCAACACCCCAGAGAAACGTCTCTATTTCGCCTGTGTCCAGGCAGTGCTCATGCCCGCCGGCCTGTTCTGGTTCGGGTGGTCCTCGTATCCGTCTGTGCATTGGATCGCTCCGGCTTTGGCTGTCGGCTGTGCCACCATGGGCATCTTGTCCATTTATTTGGCGGTCTTTAACTATCTGGCTGATACGTATCATCGTTTTGCCAGTTCGGCGATTGCCGCACAGTCTTGCT GTCGTAATCTCTTGGGTGGTGTCTTCCCCCTCGTGACCCATGCTTTGTTCACAAACCTGGGATATCCTGCTGCTTCTAGCTTGTTGGGTGGAATT GGAGCCGCCCTGACACTTGTACCATGGGTCCTATCCTTCTATGGGGCCAAGATTAGAGCGAAGAGCAAGCTTGCCAGC GAACTTGCGCATTGA
- a CDS encoding GTPases-translation elongation factor (translation factor, putative), with protein sequence MTALHIQPYIAEMPSPGKPLINVGTIGHTDHGKTTLTAAITAKFGTTCMADDQTDNTLKEIAHVEYETKARRYRHIDWADQAEYTKNMLSGAAQMDGVILVVSAEDGLMPQTREQILVARQAGVSYILAFINKCDMVDDTDQLELVELEVRDLLNSHGFQGDNMPIIKDSARQALEGGLDESDLGERAIVHLVEALDAYIPVSVPAVDRPFLMPVEDVFSVAGRGTIVTGRVERGMIRVGDDVEIVGFGAVVRTTCKGVEIFRKSLDQGRVGETVGVLLRAIRPEDVIRGHVLAKPAQIRMCTDFTAHMYVLRKEEGGRHTPFFNHYQAQFLIRMTEMTGSIMLPEGMVMIVPGDSPSITVKLIAPTAMEEGLRFTIRESGRTVASGVITSILE encoded by the coding sequence ATGACCGCTCTACATATTCAACCATATATTGCTGAGATGCCCTCCCCTGGCAAGCCCCTTATCAACGTTGGTACAATTGGTCATACTGATCATGGCAAGACAACCCTGACGGCTGCCATCACCGCCAAATTCGGCACCACCTGCATGGCCGACGACCAGACCGACAACACGCTCAAGGAGATAGCCCATGTCGAGTACGAGACCAAGGCTCGCCGATATAGACACATTGACTGGGCTGATCAAGCCGAATACACCAAAAACATGCTCAGCGGCGCAGCGCAGATGGACGGCGTGATCCTGGTCGTGTCGGCCGAGGACGGCCTGATGCCACAGACACGCGAGCAGATTCTGGTAGCGCGGCAAGCGGGAGTGTCGTACATCCTCGCATTCATAAACAAGTGTGACATGGTCGATGACACGGATCAGCTCGAGCTAGTAGAGCTAGAAGTGCGCGACCTGCTCAACAGTCACGGCTTCCAGGGCGACAACATGCCGATCATCAAGGACTCGGCGAGACAGGCGCTGGAAGGGGGGTTGGACGAGAGCGATCTGGGTGAGCGCGCCATCGTACACCTGGTGGAGGCCTTGGACGCGTACATCCCGGTGTCCGTGCCTGCGGTGGATCGCCCGTTTTTGATGCCGGTGGAGGACGTGTTCTCAGTCGCGGGTCGCGGCACAATAGTCACAGGTAGAGTGGAGCGCGGCATGATCCGGGTCGGCGACGATGTTGAAATCGTGGGCTTCGGCGCAGTGGTCCGGACGACGTGCAAAGGCGTGGAAATATTCCGCAAGTCCTTGGACCAAGGCCGGGTAGGGGAGACCGTGGGTGTCTTGCTACGTGCTATCAGGCCTGAGGATGTCATTCGCGGTCATGTGCTGGCCAAGCCGGCCCAGATCAGGATGTGCACGGATTTCACGGCGCATATGTACGTGCTGCGCAAGGAAGAGGGCGGTCGCCACACGCCGTTCTTCAATCACTATCAGGCGCAGTTCTTAATCCGCATGACGGAGATGACGGGCTCGATTATGTTGCCGGAGGGTATGGTAATGATAGTGCCAGGTGATAGCCCGTCTATCACGGTCAAATTGATCGCGCCAACCGCCATGGAGGAAGGCCTGCGCTTCACCATCCGTGAGAGTGGGAGGACAGTAGCCAGTGGTGTCATTACCTCTATCCTCGAGTAG
- a CDS encoding putative TfdA family oxidoreductase translates to MSVAVQTLVQPDIQYHPDYEKYTARKARRQATEQLSKTLPDGFPQKLDSPLVWEGKDVEKRDDWIYRLNDAHREEIDAALKSFQAQNLSLGNINQDTFPLPTLRPTLRSLSNEIHNGRGFFVLRGLDIDRYTREENIIIYAGVSSHIGNIRGRQEDRRYTPGGGSVVLSHIKDLTRTSAANAIGAPSNTADKQVFHTDSGDIISLLCLHPAAEGGESQISSSWLVYNILAKERPDLIRTLSEPWPVDGFNDPEKPYTTRPLLYHQKATDTTPERVLIQYARRYFTGFLAQPRSTNIPPISEAQAEALDALHFLAEEHSAALDFQKGDVQYINNLSIFHARKGFRDEPDKERHLLRLWLRDPENAWATPEPLRERWENVYGNVKVEEQIFPLEPKLRKTVGR, encoded by the exons ATGTCGGTCGCCGTGCAGACTCTCGTTCAGCCTGATATCCAATATCACCCAGACTACGAAAAGTATACGGCGCGAAAGGCGCGCAGACAGGCTACCGAGCAGCTTTCCAAGACCCTACCTGATGGGTTTCCGCAGAAATTAGACTCACCCCTGGTTTGGGAGGGAAAGGACGTCGAGAAGCGGGATGACTGGATCTACAGGTTGAATGATGCGCACAGGGAGGAAATTGATGCGGCGCTGAAGAGCTTTCAGG CCCAGAATTTGAGCCTGGGAAATATTAACCAGGACACATTCCCTTTGCCCACCCTTCGTCCAACCCTGCGATCACTCTCGAATGAAATTCATAACGGCCGGGGATTCTTCGTCCTCCGCGGACTCGATATCGATCGCTACACCCGTGAAGAAAATATCATCATATATGCAGGTGTCTCATCACACATCGGGAATATCCGCGGCCGCCAGGAAGACAGACGGTATACGCCAGGCGGTGGCTCGGTGGTCCTGTCGCATATCAAGGATTTGACGCGCACGAGTGCAGCTAATGCGATCGGCGCACCGTCCAACACGGCAGATAAACAAGTGTTCCACACAGATTCCGGCGATATCATTTCCCTCCTCTGTCTCCACCCCGCAGCCGAAGGAGGCGAAAGTCAAATTTCGAGCAGTTGGTTGGTGTATAACATTCTCGCCAAAGAGAGGCCGGATTTGATCCGTACGTTGTCGGAGCCATGGCCGGTCGATGG ATTCAATGACCCCGAAAAGCCCTATACCACTCGCCCCCTTCTTTACCACCAGAAGGCAACCGACACCACCCCCGAACGCGTTCTGATCCAATACGCTCGTCGTTATTTCACCGGATTCCTTGCTCAACCACGGTCGACCAATATTCCCCCGATCTCTGAGGCCCAGGCCGAGGCGCTTGACGCGCTTCACTTTCTAGCCGAGGAACACAGCGCCGCATTGGATTTCCAAAAGGGCGACGTCCAGTATATTAACAACCTGAGTATTTTCCACGCGCGGAAGGGATTCCGGGACGAGCCTGACAAGGA ACGCCATCTTCTGCGACTTTGGCTGCGCGATCCCGAGAACGCGTGGGCGACACCGGAGCCTCTGCGAGAACGCTGGGAAAACGTATATGGGAACGTCAAGGTGGAGGAACAGATTTTCCCTCTGGAGCCTAAATTGCGAAAGACCGTGGGTAGGTAA